The Methylophilus sp. TWE2 region CGCCGATATATTCACGCTGTGCCTGTGTCAGTTGTGGTGACGGGGCGATTTCAATCAGCTTTTGGTTGCGGCGCTGGATAGAGCAGTCACGCTCAAACAGGTGAATGACGTTGCCATGGGAATCAGCCAGCACCTGCACTTCGATATGGCGTGGATGAACCACACATTTTTCAAGGAACACTTCCGGTTTGCCGAAAGCTTTGCTGGCCTCGGAAATGACACGGTCATAATTGCTTAATAATTCTTTTTCGTTGTCGCAACGGCGGATACCACGGCCACCACCACCATTGGTGGCTTTCAGCATCACTGGGTAGCCTATTTTATTTGCCAGCTTGATGGCGGCGTCCACAGATTCGAGGTTGCCATCGCTGCCCGGTACACAGGGAATACCTGCATTAATCATGGCGTTACGCGCCTGAATCTTGTCACCCATCTGGCGGATCACGTCTGCCTCTGGGCCAATAAACTTGATGCCGCGGCGGGCGCAAACCTCAGCCAATTCAGGATTTTCTGACAGGAAGCCATAGCCTGGATGCAAGGCATCACACCCAGCAGCCACGGCAATATTCACAATATTATGTGCGTTCAGATAGCCTGCTACAGGATCGGAACCAATGTTATAAGCTTCGTCGGCTTTTTTGACATGCAGGGCATGACGGTCAGCGTCGGAATAAATGGCGACCGATTTGATGCCCATTTCCGAGCAGGCGCGCACAATGCGTACCGCAATTTCACCGCGATTCGCGACTAAAATTTTCTTAAACACACATTACCCTTAAAGCAAGAAAAAAGGACAGAGTCTTTTTGTTAATTTAACTGTTTGATCAACCAGCAAATGCTTGTATTTAAAACGGTTTGAGTTTGTTTGGTTATGGTTTTGCACCAACGTGGCCGCCAGAGCGGATGGCCGATTTTTTAAATCGGCACCATGAATGCGCCCATGAAAATAGCGCCGTGTGATGCGACGTTATTATAACAACAAACCGCGCTCTTAAATAGTGCAATATCATCTTCGGCTCGACTTCAAGACCTGCGGGTCGTCAAGTCAGGTTGAGTTTGTTATAGTATCGGGCTTACTTGAAATGAGATTTTTTGGTCATGGCACGATACCAGGAGCTGGCCCGGCAGCAAAAAAGCATAGAAGGGGAGTTGATGCTTATGTCGCTGCCGCGTTTGCATGAAGCTTTGAAGGAGCTGGGTGTGGCCGACGTTGACGCGTTCTCGACGTTGCGTGTGCGCTATCAGTTGCAAGGATTGCCTCCTCGCTATTTCGGCGAGGTGTCATTGCCCATGCTGGCGCTGTCTCTACAAACTGAGCTGCCTCTCGTTTGCCAGCGCTGTTTTGCCCCCATGCCGCAAGCCATGGATTTGCAGTTTGAGTTTGCATTGTGCGATGAGCCACCAGAGGCTTTATTGGAGGATGAGCAGGTGGACTGGCTGGATACCCAGGAGGAGTCCTCAGTGGAGTCTCTGGTGGAGGATGAGTTGCTGATGGCGTTGCCTATTGCTGTGATGCATGAAGAGGCTTGTGCGGATCTGCAGCAAACAGCGGGCGACAAGCCCAATCCGTTTGCGGTGTTAAAGCAGTTAAAACTGGACAAGTAATGATGTGGCATTTCGATGGCTGTTCAGAAGCAAAAAGTAAACAAAAAGCGATATTTGCAGGATTTATTTGCAGTTGTCTCTGGAATATTTTATAATTGCGGATTAGGTAGCATTTTGAATTTAAATAACTGCCCTTGAACTTCAATTTATGAGGTGTGGCGGTTTGATTTTGGAGCAATAACATGGCAGTTCAGCAAAACAAAAAGACACCGTCCAAGCGTGGTATGCACCGCTCCCACGACTTTTTGACAAACCCACCATTGGCGATTGAGCCAACGACTGGTGAAGTACATTTGCGTCATCACGTAAGCCCTAACGGTTTTTACCGTGGCCGTAAAGTGATGCCAGCAAAAGGCGAATAATCGCTGCATAAAAGCGACAAGTTTTAAAACGCGCCGCGCACTAAAATGCGCGGCGTTTGTGTATCTGGCGTAAGCCTGCGTTTTTACCAGCCTGCGTTTTTTGCGCAGGGCAATGATGGTAAATAAACTTGGGAAATCACATGACAACTGGTCAACATAAGCATTCACAAGAAGTAGTGATTGCCATTGATGCCATGGGGGGAGATCACGGTCCACATGTGACTGTGCCTGCGGCTGTTCGAATTCTGAACGAAAATCCTAATCTCAATATCATCCTGGTCGGCTTGCAAGACGCCATTGAGGCGGAATTAAAGGTTTTGCGCCAGGCAGCAAGCCCGCGTTTGCGCGTGCATCATGCCAGTGAAGTCGTGCTAATGGATGAATCTCCACAAAGTGCCATGAAGAACAAAAAAGATTCTTCCATGCGTGTCGCCATCAATATGGTGAAGACTGGCGAAGCGCAAGCATGTGTGAGTGCCGGTAATACCGGTGCGCTGATGGCGACAGCAAGATTTGTACTCAAAACCCTGCCTGGCATTGATCGCCCTGCCATTGCTTCTACTTTGCCATCTGAAAAAGGCAGTACCTTCATGCTGGATCTCGGCGCGAATGCGGATTGCACTGCGGAGCATTTATACCAGTTTGCCATTATGGGGGCCATGGTGGTGAGCTGTCTTAGCAATAAGCCTAATCCAACCGTCGGGTTGCTGAATATCGGCTCAGAAGATATTAAGGGCAATGAAGTGGCTAAGCAGGCTGCCGAGTTGTTGCGTGGCAGCCATTTAAATTTCTATGGGAATGTAGAGGGTGACGATATCTTCAAAGGTACGACCGATGTGGTGGTCTGTGATGGGTTTGTCGGGAACGTCTCGCTCAAAACCACTGAAGGATTGGCGCATATGATGGGCAAGTTTCTCACCCAGGAGTTCAAGCGTAACTGGCTGACCAAGCTGATGGCACTCGGTGCTTTCCCTGTGTTGAAAGCGTTCAAGCGGCGCTTGGATCCTCGTCGGTACAACGGTGCAAGTTTTCTTGGTTTGCGCGGTATCGTGGTGAAAAGTCATGGTGGTGCCGACAGTGTCGGTTTTTACCATGCCATCCATGTGGCGATGGAAGAGGCGCAAAGCGGTATATTGAAACGTATCCAGTCGCAGCTCGAAATTGAACACCTGACTACTTCAGAGCCTTCCTGAAGCTCGATTAGTTAGGTTTTTTGACCCAATTAAGGCATAATCGCACGAATGATTTACGCACGAATCGCAGGGACGGGAAGTTACCTGCCACCCACTATTTTAACGAATGCCGAGCTGGAAAAATTGGTTGATACCACTGATGAGTGGATCTTCGCCCGTACCGGTATCAAGCAGCGCCATCGCGTGACAGATGAGCGTACCAGCGACCTGGCAACCCAGGCTGCACGCAATGCGATTGAATCCGCTGGAATCCAGGCACAGGAAATAGACTTGATCATTGTCGCAACAACGACACCAGATAAATTATTTCCTAGCGTTGCCACCATGGTACAACGCAAACTGGGCATCTCTGGCTGCCCGGCTTTTGATGTGCAGGCAGTGTGTAGTGGTTTTGTCTACGCACTCACGACTGCCAATCATTTTATCCGCTCTGGCCAGCATAAAAACGTCCTTGTGATCGGGGCCGATACCTTTACCCGTATCACAGACTACACTGATCGCAGCAACTGTATCCTGTGGGGTGATGGTGCTGGTGCCGTCATTTTGCAAAGCAGTGATCAACCAGGCATCCTGTCCACGCACATTCATGCAGATGGCAATTACGAAAACTACCTACATGTCCCGCGTAATCCTGATGGCCCTGATACTGTGGTCATGGAAGGCAATCCGGTATTCAAGATTGCCGTCAATACCTTAGATCAGATTGTGGACGAAACGCTGGAAGCCAATCACATGCAAAAATCCGATATCGACTGGCTGGTGCCGCATCAGGCCAATATACGAATTTTGCAGGCGACTGCCAAAAAACTAGATATGCCTATGGATAAGGTTGTGGTGACAGTAGACCGCCATGGCAACACTTCGGCTGCGTCTATCCCTCTGGCTTTGGACGTTGCGGTACGTGATGGACGTATCCAGCGAGGGCAGACCTTGCTGATGGAAGCGTTTGGTGGTGGCTTTACCTGGGGTTCTGCCCTAGTTAAATATTAAGGTCAAATATTAATCCTCATCCGGCATGTTCAACATGCGTGATTTTAGTTAACTCACTGAAAATATATGTCTAAATTTGCTTTTTTCTTCCCTGGCCAAGGTTCACAATCCGTGGGCATGATGCAGGGACTCGAAACACATGCCATTGTCAAACAAACGTTTGATGAGGCGTCTGCCGTGCTTGGTGTTGATTTCTGGAAAATGGCTACAGAAGCCAATGACGAAATCAATCTGACCGAAAATACACAGCCTATCATGCTCACTGCAGGCGTCGCCACCTGGCGTGTTTACCAGTCCCTGGGTGGGAAATTGCCCGACGCCATGGCCGGCCACAGCCTGGGTGAATATACTGCACTGGTGGCAGCTAACGCTATTTCATTTGCAGATGCCTTGCCACTGGTGAAATTCCGCGCGCAAGTGATGCAACAAGCAGTGCCTGAAGGGCAGGGCGCGATGGCGGCAATCTTAGGCCTGGATGACGAGACCGTGCGCGCAGTGTGTAATGAAGCTGCGCAAGGGCAGGTAGTGCAGGCAGTGAACTTTAACTCCCCCGGCCAGGTAGTGATCGCCGGCGATAAAGTCGCTGTAGAGCGGGGCATGGAACTGGCTAAGGCAAAAGGCGCAAAACGTGCGTTGCCATTGCCTGTCAGTGTGCCGTCGCACTGTGACCTGATGAAGCCAGCAGCGGATAAATTGCGTGATTATTTGCAGAATGTAAATGTACAGGCACCTGAGGTCCCTGTGCTGCATAATGCAGATGTCGCCGCGTACAGCGATCCCGACAAGATTAAAGATGCATTGGTGCGCCAGTTATATAGTCCTGTGCGTTGGGTTGAAACGGTACAGCAACTCGCTTCACAAGAGGTGTTGAATGCAGCTGAATGTGGGCCAGGCAAAGTGCTGGCGGGTTTAGCCAAGCGCATTGTGGCCGAGATGACCTGCGTGGCAATGGTCAATGATGAGTCTGTGCAAACGTTTGTTGCACAATAAGGGGAAAGAGAATGTCTAATCAACAAGTAGCATTGGTCACAGGCGCGAGTCGCGGTATCGGTGCGGCCATTGCGCAAGCACTGGGTAAGCAAGGTGCCATCGTGATTGGCACAGCCACATCCGCCAGTGGTGCTGAGGCGATTACTGCGCATTTGAAAGCCGCAGGCGTAAATGGGGTTGGGATGGCGCTGGATGTGACCCAACCGGAACAAATTGACGCGTTATTGAAGCAGATTGCTGAGCAATATGGCGATGTCAGTATTCTGGTCAACAATGCAGGCATTACCAAAGATACGTTGCTGATGCGCATGAAAGACGAAGACTGGGATGCGGTTTTAAACACCAATCTGAAATCTGTTTTCCGCATGAGCCAGGCAGTATTGCGCCCCATGATGAAAGCGCGTCAGGGCCGCATCATTAATATTTCCAGTGTGGTGGGTCATATGGGAAACGCCGGCCAGACCAATTATGCGGCGGCTAAAGCGGGTATGACAGGTTTTACCAAGTCTATGGCGCAAGAAGTCGGTAGTCGCGGTATCACGGTGAACTGTGTGGCTCCTGGCTTTATCGACACTGACATGACGGCAGAGTTGCCAGAAGAGATCAAGGCAAAAATGCTGGAACGCATCGCAGTAGGGCGCTTAGGTCAGGCCGATGAAATCGCGGCCACGGTTGCCTTTTTGGCTTCACCTGCGGCCGCTTATATCACAGGCGAAACCATCCATGTCAATGGCGGCATGTACTGTGCTTAATATTTAGTTTCTTTGGTATTCTGGACAAGTTTTGCTAGAATACCGGTTTACTGTACACGACACTTATCAACAAAGGGGTATTTTAGATGTCCGACATCGAACAACGCGTAAAGAAAATCGTTTGTGAACAATTAGGTGCAAACGAAGCTGACGTAAAAAACAC contains the following coding sequences:
- a CDS encoding acetyl-CoA carboxylase biotin carboxylase subunit, which translates into the protein MFKKILVANRGEIAVRIVRACSEMGIKSVAIYSDADRHALHVKKADEAYNIGSDPVAGYLNAHNIVNIAVAAGCDALHPGYGFLSENPELAEVCARRGIKFIGPEADVIRQMGDKIQARNAMINAGIPCVPGSDGNLESVDAAIKLANKIGYPVMLKATNGGGGRGIRRCDNEKELLSNYDRVISEASKAFGKPEVFLEKCVVHPRHIEVQVLADSHGNVIHLFERDCSIQRRNQKLIEIAPSPQLTQAQREYIGGLGVKAAKAVGYENAGTVEFLLDSDNNFYFMEMNTRLQVEHTVTETITGVDIVQQQIRVAAGLPLQYKQSEIAFRGYAMEYRINAEDPQKDFLPSFGKITRYYAPGGPGVRMDAAIYSGYVIPPYYDSMCAKLTVWALDWEGVIERGRRALNDMIVYGVKTTIPYYQQIMQHPDFRAADFNTSFVEQHPELTQYDVGLPKELMAAAIAAAIAAHEGI
- a CDS encoding DUF177 domain-containing protein, with amino-acid sequence MARYQELARQQKSIEGELMLMSLPRLHEALKELGVADVDAFSTLRVRYQLQGLPPRYFGEVSLPMLALSLQTELPLVCQRCFAPMPQAMDLQFEFALCDEPPEALLEDEQVDWLDTQEESSVESLVEDELLMALPIAVMHEEACADLQQTAGDKPNPFAVLKQLKLDK
- the rpmF gene encoding 50S ribosomal protein L32 codes for the protein MAVQQNKKTPSKRGMHRSHDFLTNPPLAIEPTTGEVHLRHHVSPNGFYRGRKVMPAKGE
- the plsX gene encoding phosphate acyltransferase PlsX, with the protein product MTTGQHKHSQEVVIAIDAMGGDHGPHVTVPAAVRILNENPNLNIILVGLQDAIEAELKVLRQAASPRLRVHHASEVVLMDESPQSAMKNKKDSSMRVAINMVKTGEAQACVSAGNTGALMATARFVLKTLPGIDRPAIASTLPSEKGSTFMLDLGANADCTAEHLYQFAIMGAMVVSCLSNKPNPTVGLLNIGSEDIKGNEVAKQAAELLRGSHLNFYGNVEGDDIFKGTTDVVVCDGFVGNVSLKTTEGLAHMMGKFLTQEFKRNWLTKLMALGAFPVLKAFKRRLDPRRYNGASFLGLRGIVVKSHGGADSVGFYHAIHVAMEEAQSGILKRIQSQLEIEHLTTSEPS
- a CDS encoding beta-ketoacyl-ACP synthase III produces the protein MIYARIAGTGSYLPPTILTNAELEKLVDTTDEWIFARTGIKQRHRVTDERTSDLATQAARNAIESAGIQAQEIDLIIVATTTPDKLFPSVATMVQRKLGISGCPAFDVQAVCSGFVYALTTANHFIRSGQHKNVLVIGADTFTRITDYTDRSNCILWGDGAGAVILQSSDQPGILSTHIHADGNYENYLHVPRNPDGPDTVVMEGNPVFKIAVNTLDQIVDETLEANHMQKSDIDWLVPHQANIRILQATAKKLDMPMDKVVVTVDRHGNTSAASIPLALDVAVRDGRIQRGQTLLMEAFGGGFTWGSALVKY
- the fabD gene encoding ACP S-malonyltransferase, whose product is MSKFAFFFPGQGSQSVGMMQGLETHAIVKQTFDEASAVLGVDFWKMATEANDEINLTENTQPIMLTAGVATWRVYQSLGGKLPDAMAGHSLGEYTALVAANAISFADALPLVKFRAQVMQQAVPEGQGAMAAILGLDDETVRAVCNEAAQGQVVQAVNFNSPGQVVIAGDKVAVERGMELAKAKGAKRALPLPVSVPSHCDLMKPAADKLRDYLQNVNVQAPEVPVLHNADVAAYSDPDKIKDALVRQLYSPVRWVETVQQLASQEVLNAAECGPGKVLAGLAKRIVAEMTCVAMVNDESVQTFVAQ
- the fabG gene encoding 3-oxoacyl-ACP reductase FabG, which produces MSNQQVALVTGASRGIGAAIAQALGKQGAIVIGTATSASGAEAITAHLKAAGVNGVGMALDVTQPEQIDALLKQIAEQYGDVSILVNNAGITKDTLLMRMKDEDWDAVLNTNLKSVFRMSQAVLRPMMKARQGRIINISSVVGHMGNAGQTNYAAAKAGMTGFTKSMAQEVGSRGITVNCVAPGFIDTDMTAELPEEIKAKMLERIAVGRLGQADEIAATVAFLASPAAAYITGETIHVNGGMYCA